A single Plasmodium knowlesi strain H genome assembly, chromosome: 13 DNA region contains:
- a CDS encoding KIR protein codes for MDGQKMDLDKDLPSKKEFYDKFDGEDGTECTNIRGGTVNLTDILRQALAEYSSYSYMAFFFTKAYCLACKRKEDFTANTEKSHLKEAPCQAFYHWMGKTNSTLLDEKKLKGLVENIYTTLGSYFGDNKCNVTYADVDNTNELFKHRRKLFEHYYDCLHVRKYLEQVSDATKDGNWAFYKNDVDSACKSVGEHCAGNNDPYCKEYNNTYKYYCNGIEEQPMKCPTLTELPAHSELQTELQEETETEPEVKSTALEFSGSGHERGDTAQTMDSHFRTTLPTGSTTGSGAQRGSPIVSTAVGGTLFTLGLPLAAFLSYKYDLLPSSISNRLKNIVGGGSSRSRRVRSVRRNFDGSTADDASTVGSTLGDDSTVDYSTAEDVSTIYDDGQRRQPTGRTRTRTNNGRSGNIRYYAT; via the exons ATGGATGGGCAA AAAATGGATCTGGATAAGGATTTACCGTCGAAGAAGGAATTCTATGATAAGTTCGATGGGGAAGATGGAACGGAGTGCACTAACATAAGGGGCGGCACAGTGAATTTGACGGATATATTAAGACAAGCATTAGCAGAATACAGCAGCTATTCATACatggcgttttttttcaccaagGCTTATTGTCTCGCATGTAAGAGAAAGGAGGATTTTACAGCTAATACAGAGAAGTCACACTTAAAGGAAGCACCATGTCAAGCCTTCTATCATTGGATGGGAAAAACGAACTCTACCCTTCTGGATGAGAAGAAGTTAAAGGGACTTgtagaaaatatttacacGACGCTGGGAAGTTATTTCGGTGATAATAAATGTAATGTTACATACGCTGACGTTGACAATACCAATGAGCTTTTCAAGCACAGAAGGAAGTTATTCGAACATTACTATGATTGCCTTCATGTGCGAAAGTATTTAGAGCAAGTAAGTGACGCAACGAAGGATGGAAATTGGGCTTTCTACAAAAATGACGTTGATTCGGCATGTAAGTCTGTAGGAGAGCACTGCGCTGGTAATAATGACCCCTATTGCAAGGAATATAACAACACCTACAAATATTACTGCAACGGAATAGAGGAACAACCAATGAAGTGTCCTACATTAACGGAACTCCCAGCACATTCGGAATTGCAGACGGAACTCCAGGAGGAAACTGAAACAGAACCCGAGGTGAAAAGCACGGCACTAGAGTTCTCTGGTTCTGGGCATGAGAGGGGGGATACTGCGCAAACAATGGACAGCCACTTCAGAACAACGCTTCCTACAGGAAGCACCACTGGTAGTGGTGCCCAACGCGGTTCTCCCATCGTATCTACCGCCGTGGGTGGTACATTATTCACATTAGGATTACCATTAGCTGCTTTCCTTTCTTACAAG TATGATCTCCTACCCTCTTCGATAAGTAACCGACTTAAGAACATTGTAGGAGGGGGCAGTAGCAGAAGTAGAAGAGTAAGATCTGTGAGACGAAATTTCGATGGTTCCACAGCGGATGATGCTTCAACAGTAGGTTCCACATTAGGTGACGACTCAACAGTAGATTATTCCACAGCAGAAGATGTTTCGACCATCTATGATGATGGACAACGACGTCAACCAACCGGAAGAACACgaacaagaacaaataatgGAAGATCAGGGAATATACGTTACTATGCCACgtaa